The Flavobacterium sp. M31R6 nucleotide sequence CTTTGTAATAGGACGGCAATTTGTCCATATTATATTGATAGCGTATTTCCATACTCTTAATCATATAATCTAAAAGCAAAAGATTGTCTTGGGCAATTTTTATTTTTTTCTTAATGATAATCCATTCATAATAATAGGTTTTGGCCAATGCATTTAATTGATTGAGCGTGAAGTTTTTATTTTCACTTTCGACTGATGACATTGCTTTCATTAAATTTTCATTGGCATTTAGCTTAGAAGCATTCGGAATCATTTGAGTTACTCCCAACATATAACTCCCCATTCCTGGCCCCATTTCGTCGGCTTTCCATAGATTGGAATTGTACGGAGTCATAAAGAAACCCGTTTCCACTTGCGGTGGCATCCAACTTCTGGCTCCTTTGGCCGAAGCATCCATACTCTGAATATCGGCATCGTACATTTTCAGTTGGGGATTATTTGTCTTGATGGTACTCAAGACATTATCCAAAGTAAGTGTTTGGGCTTTAGTATTTGTAAAGCTTAAAACCAAACAACTCAGGGCGATATAAAATTTAATGTTTTGCATCTATGAGACTAATTTTTCCTTTTGTTCTTAACTCGTGAAGTTTCACCATTTCAAAAACAACCGGGGTTACTAATAATACATAAATTGTTGAAGTAATTGTTCCTCCTATGAGCGGAACAGTGATTGGGAGCATCACATCTGCTCCTGTTCCCGTTGCCCAAAGAATGGGGATTAATCCAAATAATGAAACAGAAACTGTCATCAGTTTTGGACGTAATCGTTTGGCAGAACCATCAATAATATACTCTCTCACTATTTCTTCTGTTAGGGTTTGTTTGCTGTTACCGTGTTTTTCGACCATTTTGTTCATCGCTTCATTCAAATATATAGTGATTAACATAGCTGTTTCGACAGCCAAACCAAACAAAGCAATAAAACCGACTGCTACAGCCACCGATAAATTAATCCCATAGAAATACACCATAAAAACTCCCCCGATTAATGCAAACGGAACCGTTATCATTGTAATCAAAGCCTCTTTCATAGAATGATAAGTGAAATAGAGAATGAGGAAAATAATCACGACAACAATTGGCAGAATTAAACCCAATGTTTTGTTGGCTCTGATTTGGTTTTCCCATTGACCGCTCCATTCCACATAATACCCTTTGGGCATTTTGGTTATCATTTCATTCAGTTTTTTCTGTGCTTCTTTGACGGTACTTCCTAAATCACGGTCACGAACATTAAACAATACACTTCCACGAAGCATTGCATTTTCGCTGTTTATCATTGGCGGGCCATCGCTTATTTTTACATCGGCAACCGTTTCCAAAGGAATTGGGCCAAAATCCATTGTTTGTACTTGTAGCTTTTTCAAGGCTTCAATACTACTTCGATATTCTTGTGCATATCGTGCGTTTACCGAAAAACGCTGTCTTCCCTCGATGGTTGTGGTGAGTTTCATACCTCCAATTGAAGCTTCCACTACATTGTTAATATCATCGATGCTTAGTCCGTATCTACCAATAACTTCTCTTTTGGGTTCAATATCAATGTATTTTCCGCCCGTAATAGGTTCAGCGTACAAGTCTTTTACTCCCGAAGTTCCATCCAATGCCATTTTTATTTTTTGTGATAAAGCATTAATGGTGTCTAAATTTTCCCCGTAGATTTTTATTCCCACATCGGTTCTGATACCTGTAGAAAGCATATTGATACGATTGATAATCGGTTGTGTAAAACCATTGGTTACTCCCGGTATTTGCAGTTTATTGTTTATATCATTTATAATATCCGCTTTTGTTTTACCTTCTCTCCATTCGTTGTGGGGCTTCAGCAAAATAATTGTTTCAATCATACTTATGGGGCTGTTGTCCGTTGCTGTATTGGCTCTGCCTGCTTTTCCTAAAACGTGAGCCACTTCGGGAATTGATTTTATCAATCGGTCCTGAACCTGTAAAATTCGTTTCACTTCAGAATTGGACACATCGGGCAATGTTACAGGCATAAATAAAACAGAACCTTCGTCGAGCGGAGGCATAAATTCAGAACCAAGTCTTGTAAACATTAACACACCAATTAACAGCGCCACAATATTGACTGCCAAAACTGTTTTTCTCCATTTTAAACAAAGCGTCAAAATTGGAGTATAAATGCTTTCCAATTTTCTGTTTATCGGATTTTTATTTTCTGTACGAAGTTTGCCTTTAAGTAAAAAACTAATCAGCACAGGAGTAAGTGTAATCGCAAAAAACGCATCCACAATTAGTATAAAAGATTTTGTCCAAGCCAATGGACTAAACAATTTACCCTCCATTCCCGTAAGCAGGAATACGGGTAAAAATGAAGCAATTACTATTATTGTCGAATAAAAAACACCCGGTCCAACCAATTTGGAAGAGGATTCAATTAGCTTCAGTTTCTCATCGGAAGATAACGGGTCATTTTCTTTTTTGAATATATTTTTCAGTTTATCTTTCATTTTACGTAACTTATTGGTTATTATCCATTTCTTCCTGTTTCTCAGAAATTGTCCTATACGCATTCTCTACCATTACAATTCCGTCATCAACCAAAACACCAATTGCTAAAGCAATTCCCGTGAGCGACATAATATTTGAAGAAATTCCAAAAGCCTGCAGGAAGATAAAGGCAACCGCCACCGAAATTGGTATTTGTATCAAGATAATTAATGCGCTTCGCCAATGAAAAAGAAAAAGCAACACCACTATTGAAACGGCAATCATTTCTTCGATTAGCGTTCCTTTGACAGATTCAATTGCTTTCTCAATCAATTCGCTTCTGTCATAAGAGGTTTTAAAAGTTACGCCCTCGGGTAGTCCTCTCTCCACTTCTTTCATTTTGGCTTTGACCGCTTTTATGACATTATCTGCATTTTCTCCGTATCGCATAACTACGATACCACCAACGACTTCTCCTGTGCCATTTTCATCAAAAATACCCAAACGCAAATCGCCTCCCATTTGAATGGAACCGATATCTTTTACCCGCACCGGAATAGAATTGTAATTTTTGATGGCAATTTCTTCTACGTCCTTTATGTTTTTTATATACCCCAAACCCCTTATGATGTATGACATATCACTCATTTCGAATTTCCGTCCTCCTACATCATTATTATTGGCTTTAACAGCATTCATCACTTCCATCATAGTGACTTTATAATATTGCATTTTCAAAGGATCCAAAACCAATTGGTATTGTTTTTCAAAGCCTCCAAAAGAAGCTACTTCAGCAACTCCTGGAACCGTTTGCAATGCAAATTTCACGTACCAATCCTGCAAAGCTCTTTGCTCTCCCAAATCCATACCATTGGCATCTAAATGATACCAAAATATGTGACCAACACCCGTACCATCAGGGCCAAGCGTAGGAACTACATTTTGAGGTAGTAATCGTTGAGCATAATTCAGTCGTTCCAAAACTCTTGTTCTTGCCCAATAAATATCGACATTGTCCTCAAAAACAATATATACGAAGCTCATTCCAAACATAGAAGCACCACGAATATTCTTGACTTTTGGAATTCCCTGAAGATTTGAAACCAAAGGATAAGTTACTTGCGCTTCTATAACCTGCGGACTTCTTCCCATCCATTCTGTAAATACAATTACTTGATTTTCGGACAAATCGGGAATGGCGTCAATAGGATTTTGTTGCACACTATAAACACCCCAAGCAAATAAACAGGCCGAAACGAGCAAGACAACGAATCGGTTTTTTAATGAAAATGATATTAATTTTTCTACCATAATATTTTAATTTTTAACAACATTTATCTCCTGCTTGTATAGGGGGACATTTTACAGTGCCATAGCTACAAAAAACACAGCAATCTCCTTGTTTTGGTCTTAAAACTGTTTTGCACTTTTCACATTCATAAAAAAATTGACAAGCATCCGTTGGCATCATTTCATCTTTTTTGTGTCCGCAGTTTGGACAAGTTAAAGTTGATTTTAGCTCCACTGATTTACCGTTATAAATGGTGCAGGTTTCACAATTACCACCTAATTTATTATAGTAGTAATTAAGGACAGTCGCAATTAGTAGCCCAAACATACCGATGTAGATATGTTGAAAATCATTACTGAAATAATATCCATATAAAATGACTATTCCACTTGGAATAGCAAACAATAATGGATAAAGACTGTGATGCTTTCTATAAGAAAAAATCAAGCCTGCAATTGATATTAAAATCATTGCCTGAAATATCCACATTGTCCATCCGCCAAACAATTCGAAACTACCCAAACCGAAAGCTGAAGCCACGAATGCAAAAAGGGGAAAACAGCAAGGAGAAAATAATGCCGTGAAGAAAAGTCCAAGTGTACCTAGTTTATCTATATTATTGTTTAATTTCATTTTTATAAGAATAATTTGTGTTAGACTATTAGTTATTTTTAAGTGTATTGATCCAATTCATTAGTTCCTGTTTTTGACTAACCGAAAGTATTGCGTTTTTATGGATCAAAGTATAAGAAGCCAAAGGCATTTCATTCAACTTTATTTGTTTACTCATAGCTTTTAATTTGCTATTCTGTTTGCGTTTTGAATAATTTCCAAATTCATTAAAGTTCAATTCCTCTTTGCCTTCATTTATATGGCTATCCATAAAAAAACGAACAGGCTGAATGTTTGAATACCAAGGATAATCGGTTTTGTTGCTGTGACAATCATAACAAGAGGTTCGCAGTATAGTTTCTACACTTTTAGGGACATTATATACTTTTGTAAAATTTGCAGTTACATCCTGCTCAAAACCAATGTTTCGAGCAGGTTGATAAAACTGCATCAGTAAAAAAATAATTAATCCAATAAAAAATATTTTTTTGAAGATTCTTCTCATTCTAGAATTCTTTTCTAACGGAACCACAAGTAAGCATTTCTGAACCATAATATGGATTTTTGATGTCTTTTAACTCGCTTATCCAAATAGCTCCTTTTCCTTCATCTGCCATTGGGCAAAAATCCTGATATAGTTTTTGTTCTGTTCCAAAAGTGGTTATCAAATCATTGATGTCTTTGCTCATTAAAACAAAATGCTCTCTTTGGTGTGCTATGTTCCCCGCATTATCTCCAATATGTTCAGCGTGTTCTTTGAGATCATCGGCAATATCCATATAGGTTTTCATTTGTTCACTAGATAATTTTTTCATATCAATTTTCCCCAAAGTCGCCACCATTTCTTTTCCTGCATCGGCAGTAGCGTTAGAATCGTCTTTAGTCAAAGCATTTTTTAAAGACAAATAATCCGTTACAATTTCTTTAATGGAAAAAGAATTTGGATTAACTTTTACAGCTGTAGCTTTAGCTTCAGTTTCATTAGGTGCTGAAGTAACTGTTTCTTCTTGCTTGTTTTTTTGGTTGCAAGAAATTAATACGAATGACATTGCTATCGCTGAAAGAATTATATTTTTCATTTTTAAAATTTTTGTTATTGAAAGATTAGATTAGTGTTTATGGTTTTCTGTTTGCGTCATATCCATACCGCATTTAGGACATTTTCCAGGAACATCTGAAGTGGAACCATCCATAGGACAAACATATTTTGTCACAATTTTACTTTGAGGCTGACTTCCTTTTTGAGGGTGCAAATCAACTTTTTCGGTGACTTTTACCAAACCCATTCCACATTTAGCGCATTGACCCGGTTTATCAGAAGTTGTGCCGTCCATCGAGCAAACATATTTTGTCACAGTTTTACTCGTAGGCTGACTTCCTTTTTGCGGGTGCAAATCAATTTTTTCAGTGGTTTTTACCATTGCCATTGCACATTTAGAACATTTACCTGGTTTGTCGGAAGTTGATCCGTCCATCGGACAGACATATTTTGTTACAATTTTACTTTGAGGCTGACTTCCTTTTTGAGCATGGGTATCTACTTTTACAGTGGTTTTAATCAATTCCATTCCGCATTCAGGGCATTTACCTGCACTTGAATTTTTCTCGTCAGGATGCGTAGGGCAAACGTAAATTGTTTTTTGCTCTTCCTTTTTTGTACCGTCTTGTGCTGACGCTACTGTACTAAATGCAAAAAATGCACTTAATACGATAATTAAATTTTTCATTTTTTTTGATTTTGTGAAACGATACAATTGTTCGTCTAAATTTTAGATTTAGCGAATTGCCGTTTCCATTAAAGTTTAAAAAATATTGAATTGAACAGGCCGTAGAATATTAAAATGACAGCAATAAACTATAATTTAATAATTCAATTAACCGATAAAATATAATGATTTAAAGCAAGAATTGCTTAGAATTTGACACACGTATGGCTGTCAAAATTTGATTTAGCCTATTTTTGGTATAAGCCATAAAGAATTGAAACCACAAGAAATGGAGGTTTCGTAATCGTAAAATTTTTCTTTTTCTGAAGAGAAATTAAAAATATTTTTATTAATATCCCATTCACTAATTGAAATAGATGTGTTGCTTGAAGAAGCACAAGCGCATTTTGAATGGTTGCATTTACCACCGCAACCTTCATGATTTTTAGTTTTTGAATGGCTGTCCTTTTTACAGCAATCGCTATGACAAGTTTCAGAAGAAGTCGCTTTGTGGGAAGTATCTTTAGCAGAATCTTTTTCACATGCAAAAACACCATTTGACATCAGTAAGAAGCCAAATAATGTGATTACTAAAATGTGAAATTTATTCATTTATGTTTGTATTTAATTACATCAAAAATAATCAAATTGTATTGATTATTTGATAATAACCTGTTAAAAAAAACATGCATTGTATTTTTTCATAAACAAACAAGTGGTTTAATTAAAAACTGGCCGAAAAACTAAGTCCCCACGTGGTATTTTTAGTATATGGATTGAATCCTACTGGAGCTACATTAAGTTGTGTTTTTACCTTTTGCTTGTAGCCGCAACCATCCATTATAGTATTAAATGGATCCATAAAAAATAAAGACGTTTTGCCTAAAAATCGCGAATTTAAAACTCTGGAATCATTTTTAAGAATGCTTTTCTTCGCATAAAAAAATCCCTCACCCATTGCAGAACCAACAATAGGTGTAATAATTAAATCTTGCACTGAAGGAATCTCTGCAAAAGCTTCAACACCGTATTCCCAGAAGAAAGTTGACATTATAGCCGAATAAGTAAAGGATTCAAAGATATTAAAGCCACAACTACGAGCTGTCATATAGTACACCGCTCCAGCATAGGGATGGGTAACATAATTAAAAAAAAAGTTGTCACTATCTACTACAGGACCCGCTTTCACATTCTCTTTCCATTTGGCTGTAATTCCGTTTTTTCTCATTTCTTCTTTGTCCCATTTCGTTACGCTTTCAGGAAGCAACAATAAAACACCGTAAATAACAACAGTAGTACCTGCGAAAAGAGCGGTATTATATCCTAATTTTCTATAATCTTTTGTTGTAGGTGGATATACAAGGGAATCTTTAACATAAAAAGAAGAGTCTAATTGGAATGAATCCTCTTTGTCAAAAGGATAACTGTTAGTATTGTCATTTTCTAATTTATCAATACTAGAATTAAAAGTTAATAAAGAGTTGTCAAATGAGAATTGGTTAGTACTACTGGTGCTGATTTGTTGTGCAAATGTTGCAACTCCTATCAATGTAAAAAGTAAGCTGCAAATATTATTCTTTGTTTGAATCATGGGTAATGTAAAAAATATTTTATTTAATATTGTTATCAAGTGTATATCTCAGATTTTACGTTCTTTCAAATAGCATAAAAAATAATTTCCTGCTTAAATAGAATTATTTAAGCCGGAAAAAGTAATCACATGAATGCTATGTTGACCAACTCAATTAATAAGTTTTGGAATCGTTATACTTCTGATTTTCTTTAATTATAGTTAGAATTCGTTTTGTTCTTTCATTCAATTTGCTCTTTCTTGAAATATTGAATACTTTTCGTTGAAAAGAGAATTATTTGAATCGGATTTTTAAAACTTCATTCTCTGTATTCTGACTGCGTTTAAAATGGCAAGCAATGCTACACCTACATCTGCAAAAACGGCTTCCCACATTGTTGCCAGACCACCAGCTCCAAGAACAAGAACAATCGCTTTTACTGCAAATGCCAGTCCAATGTTTTGATACACAATTTGCTTGGTTTTTTTGCCGATGTTTATCGCTGTAAATATTTTATATGGCTGGTCATTTTGAATGACAATATCTGCAGTTTCAATTGTTGCATCACTGCCTAAACCACCCATTGCAATTCCTGCATCGGCAAGGGCAACTACTGGTGCATCGTTTACACCATCGCCAACAAAAGCAATTTTTAAGTTTTCAGATTTGAGTTCTTCTACTTTCTCTACCTTATTTTCAGGCAATAAATCGCCATAGGCTTGATCGATATTTAACTCTTTGGCAACAGCATCAACAACGGCTTGTTTGTCTCCCGAAAGCATTACTGTTTTTACATTTATTCTATGTAAACTTTCGATAGCTTGTTTGGCATCTTCTTTTATTTCGTCTGCAATTAGAAAATAGCCAGAATATTTTTGATTGATGGCAATAACGATAATCGTGAAAGGTGTATTGTCGATTTCGGCATCATAACTGATATTGAATTTCTTCATCAGTTTTACATTTCCTGCCAAGATTTCGTTTCCATCTACTTTGCCTTTTAATCCGTGTCCTGCAATTTCTTCGACGTCGGTAACGGTTGTGTTTTTCTCTGTTCCTTTTGCATATTCAATAATAGCTGTTCCAACGGGGTGAGTCGATTTGGTTTCTAATGCAGCCGTAAATTTTACTAAATCAGCTTCGGAAATATCCACAGCAACCACTTTTTGAACTTTGAAAACGCCTTTGGTCAGTGTTCCTGTTTTATCCATAACGACCACTTGAATGGTTGCCATTATATCCAGAAAATTAGATCCTTTGACCAGAATTCCGTTTTTACTTGCTGCACCAATTCCTCCAAAATATCCTAACGGAATGGAGATTACTAACGCACAAGGACAGGAAATAACCAAAAAGATTAATGCTCTGTACAACCAATCGCTGAAAACATAATTATCGACAAAAGCAATAGGTATGAGACAAATGGCAATAGCTGCAAACACTACTGCTGGCGTGTATATTTTGGCAAATTTTCTGATGAACAATTCGGTTGGTGCTTTTTTGGCGGTTGCTTCCTGCACCATTTCCAAGATTTTTGAGAGCTTACTATCTGAATAAGCCGTTGTTACTTCGACCAAAACAACTGTATTCAGGTTTATCATTCCAGCAAGAACGGTTTCGTCTTTTTGTTTGGTATCAGGTTTACTTTCTCCTGTTAGGGCAGCAGTGTTGAACGAAGCGGTGTCAGAAATTAACTTTCCGTCCAGTGCCAGTTTTTCTCCAGGTTTTAATTGAATAATTTCTCCAATTGTGATTTCAGATGCTTTTTTAGAAACAGCATTTTTACCTTCCATTACAGTTGCAGTATCCGGTCTTTGGTCTAATAATGCTTTAATGTTTGATTTTGCCCTTTGAACTGCCAATGTTTGAAACACTTCGCCAATTGCATAAAACAGCATTACAGCAACACCTTCTGGATATTCGCTAATTGCAAAAGCTCCAATGGTAGCAATACTCATTAATAAAAACTCTGAAAATATTTCACCTTTTCGGATGCTTTCAAATGCTTCTTTAAGCACAGGTAATCCAACAGGTAAATAGGCTATTATATACCACGCAGTTCTAACCCAATCTGTAAACCAAGTTGGTGTAAAATAGTTGTCGAAACCAATTGCGACAAGTAATAGTGTAAAACTTATGATTGCCGGTAGAAACATTTGAAGCGTGGTTTGGTCACCGCCTGAATGGTCGTGCTCGTCATCGTCTGAATGTTCGTCGTGGCTGTGCGCATCGTGATTGTGACCGTCATCGTGATCGTCATTGTTTTTGTGCTGTGCTTTTACAGGTTCGTCATCGCCACAGCAACTGTCTTTTTTGGTTTTGGCTTTAGTTTTTTTATCTGCCAAATGATTTATTTTTACTTCTTGTGAGCAACAAGTCATTTTGCCTTGTGCGTCATAAATATGCTTGTGTTTTGGGTCTGTATTTATCATAGATATTTGATTTTAATTGATTTAATTTAGATTAGATATTGCACTAATAGTAAGTGCCACAATAATTGTATTGAATGTAAATGATATTAAACTATGCATTAAAACAAAACGCCTAATTGTTCTTGAAGTTATTACAATGTCTGATACTTGAAAAGTCATTCCGATTACAAACGAAAAGTAGGCAAAATCTAAATAATCGGGTTTAGTTTTACTTGGAAATTTGATTCCACCAATATTAGTACCCGTATTGAGTTCATTATGGTCGTGGTATAAATGTGCATATCGAATTGTGAATGTCGTGTGCAAAAGTAACCACGATAAAACAACAGGCGAGATTGAAATAATGGAATGAAAAAGTTTATATTCATTTGTATAGTTTTTTTTAGTTAGTAATGCCAAAGTTCCAAAAAGACTAAATATGATTGCAATGAGTACAATGCTAAAAATGGTTTTAAGATTTTCGTCTTGTTTAGTAACAATATGGCATAGATGATCTGCTTTTGTAGTCGAAAAAAGAATCCAACTAAAAAGTAGCATAAAGATGCAAAAAG carries:
- a CDS encoding efflux RND transporter permease subunit; this translates as MKDKLKNIFKKENDPLSSDEKLKLIESSSKLVGPGVFYSTIIVIASFLPVFLLTGMEGKLFSPLAWTKSFILIVDAFFAITLTPVLISFLLKGKLRTENKNPINRKLESIYTPILTLCLKWRKTVLAVNIVALLIGVLMFTRLGSEFMPPLDEGSVLFMPVTLPDVSNSEVKRILQVQDRLIKSIPEVAHVLGKAGRANTATDNSPISMIETIILLKPHNEWREGKTKADIINDINNKLQIPGVTNGFTQPIINRINMLSTGIRTDVGIKIYGENLDTINALSQKIKMALDGTSGVKDLYAEPITGGKYIDIEPKREVIGRYGLSIDDINNVVEASIGGMKLTTTIEGRQRFSVNARYAQEYRSSIEALKKLQVQTMDFGPIPLETVADVKISDGPPMINSENAMLRGSVLFNVRDRDLGSTVKEAQKKLNEMITKMPKGYYVEWSGQWENQIRANKTLGLILPIVVVIIFLILYFTYHSMKEALITMITVPFALIGGVFMVYFYGINLSVAVAVGFIALFGLAVETAMLITIYLNEAMNKMVEKHGNSKQTLTEEIVREYIIDGSAKRLRPKLMTVSVSLFGLIPILWATGTGADVMLPITVPLIGGTITSTIYVLLVTPVVFEMVKLHELRTKGKISLIDAKH
- a CDS encoding efflux RND transporter permease subunit — its product is MVEKLISFSLKNRFVVLLVSACLFAWGVYSVQQNPIDAIPDLSENQVIVFTEWMGRSPQVIEAQVTYPLVSNLQGIPKVKNIRGASMFGMSFVYIVFEDNVDIYWARTRVLERLNYAQRLLPQNVVPTLGPDGTGVGHIFWYHLDANGMDLGEQRALQDWYVKFALQTVPGVAEVASFGGFEKQYQLVLDPLKMQYYKVTMMEVMNAVKANNNDVGGRKFEMSDMSYIIRGLGYIKNIKDVEEIAIKNYNSIPVRVKDIGSIQMGGDLRLGIFDENGTGEVVGGIVVMRYGENADNVIKAVKAKMKEVERGLPEGVTFKTSYDRSELIEKAIESVKGTLIEEMIAVSIVVLLFLFHWRSALIILIQIPISVAVAFIFLQAFGISSNIMSLTGIALAIGVLVDDGIVMVENAYRTISEKQEEMDNNQ
- a CDS encoding GDCCVxC domain-containing (seleno)protein; this translates as MELKSTLTCPNCGHKKDEMMPTDACQFFYECEKCKTVLRPKQGDCCVFCSYGTVKCPPIQAGDKCC
- a CDS encoding heme-binding domain-containing protein, translating into MRRIFKKIFFIGLIIFLLMQFYQPARNIGFEQDVTANFTKVYNVPKSVETILRTSCYDCHSNKTDYPWYSNIQPVRFFMDSHINEGKEELNFNEFGNYSKRKQNSKLKAMSKQIKLNEMPLASYTLIHKNAILSVSQKQELMNWINTLKNN
- a CDS encoding DUF3347 domain-containing protein — protein: MKNIILSAIAMSFVLISCNQKNKQEETVTSAPNETEAKATAVKVNPNSFSIKEIVTDYLSLKNALTKDDSNATADAGKEMVATLGKIDMKKLSSEQMKTYMDIADDLKEHAEHIGDNAGNIAHQREHFVLMSKDINDLITTFGTEQKLYQDFCPMADEGKGAIWISELKDIKNPYYGSEMLTCGSVRKEF
- a CDS encoding heavy metal-binding domain-containing protein, producing MKNLIIVLSAFFAFSTVASAQDGTKKEEQKTIYVCPTHPDEKNSSAGKCPECGMELIKTTVKVDTHAQKGSQPQSKIVTKYVCPMDGSTSDKPGKCSKCAMAMVKTTEKIDLHPQKGSQPTSKTVTKYVCSMDGTTSDKPGQCAKCGMGLVKVTEKVDLHPQKGSQPQSKIVTKYVCPMDGSTSDVPGKCPKCGMDMTQTENHKH
- a CDS encoding DUF3943 domain-containing protein, which produces MITILNKIFFTLPMIQTKNNICSLLFTLIGVATFAQQISTSSTNQFSFDNSLLTFNSSIDKLENDNTNSYPFDKEDSFQLDSSFYVKDSLVYPPTTKDYRKLGYNTALFAGTTVVIYGVLLLLPESVTKWDKEEMRKNGITAKWKENVKAGPVVDSDNFFFNYVTHPYAGAVYYMTARSCGFNIFESFTYSAIMSTFFWEYGVEAFAEIPSVQDLIITPIVGSAMGEGFFYAKKSILKNDSRVLNSRFLGKTSLFFMDPFNTIMDGCGYKQKVKTQLNVAPVGFNPYTKNTTWGLSFSASF
- a CDS encoding heavy metal translocating P-type ATPase — translated: MINTDPKHKHIYDAQGKMTCCSQEVKINHLADKKTKAKTKKDSCCGDDEPVKAQHKNNDDHDDGHNHDAHSHDEHSDDDEHDHSGGDQTTLQMFLPAIISFTLLLVAIGFDNYFTPTWFTDWVRTAWYIIAYLPVGLPVLKEAFESIRKGEIFSEFLLMSIATIGAFAISEYPEGVAVMLFYAIGEVFQTLAVQRAKSNIKALLDQRPDTATVMEGKNAVSKKASEITIGEIIQLKPGEKLALDGKLISDTASFNTAALTGESKPDTKQKDETVLAGMINLNTVVLVEVTTAYSDSKLSKILEMVQEATAKKAPTELFIRKFAKIYTPAVVFAAIAICLIPIAFVDNYVFSDWLYRALIFLVISCPCALVISIPLGYFGGIGAASKNGILVKGSNFLDIMATIQVVVMDKTGTLTKGVFKVQKVVAVDISEADLVKFTAALETKSTHPVGTAIIEYAKGTEKNTTVTDVEEIAGHGLKGKVDGNEILAGNVKLMKKFNISYDAEIDNTPFTIIVIAINQKYSGYFLIADEIKEDAKQAIESLHRINVKTVMLSGDKQAVVDAVAKELNIDQAYGDLLPENKVEKVEELKSENLKIAFVGDGVNDAPVVALADAGIAMGGLGSDATIETADIVIQNDQPYKIFTAINIGKKTKQIVYQNIGLAFAVKAIVLVLGAGGLATMWEAVFADVGVALLAILNAVRIQRMKF
- a CDS encoding DUF1345 domain-containing protein, which gives rise to MENNIKHHWIEKITGSKKLIIASALSIIIYGLLFYLNVNFNNSIILSWDTFCIFMLLFSWILFSTTKADHLCHIVTKQDENLKTIFSIVLIAIIFSLFGTLALLTKKNYTNEYKLFHSIISISPVVLSWLLLHTTFTIRYAHLYHDHNELNTGTNIGGIKFPSKTKPDYLDFAYFSFVIGMTFQVSDIVITSRTIRRFVLMHSLISFTFNTIIVALTISAISNLN